The region TGTCGGCGTCGCCCAGCCGACGCGCAGGCCGCTTGCGGGTCTCGAAGATTTCGGGCTCGGGCAACCGGCGTGCGGACGCCTCCATCGCGGACGCGACCGCGCGCGCCATCTCGATCTGCGATTGACGCGGACGATAACCGTCGAGCGCGCGCGCAAGGAGTCCGCCTTCGCCGAAGATCGTGTCGAGTTCGTCGACACGCTTGCGGCTCAGCTCGAACGTGCGTTCGGGCGCACGAACGCGCCCGGCGGACGACGCGTCACGCCGGGCATCGGGGTTGGCTTCAAGCGGTGAATTCAAGGCAAGCGTTCCTGTGTCCAGCGCCCGGGCGGCGCCGGCGCTTGCCAGGCCGCGCTCAGGCGCGCTTATCCGGTTCCAGCTGCGATTGCAGCAAAATGATTTTGTCCTTGGCTGCCAGCTTTTCCTTCTTCAGCCGGTGCAGCGTAATGTCGTCGATGTCGGAGTGTCCTTCCTTCAGCTCGATTTCCCGAGCGAGCTGCTGGTGCTGCTCCTGCAATGCTGCCAAACGGTTGTGCAATTCCTGCTGCTGTTCCGTGGGACGGTTTTGCATATGCGCCTCCTCATCGAAGCAGCGCGCCGGCTGGCGTGCCGGCACGCACGAGACTGATTCCGGATCAATCCACCACGTTACTGCCCCTGCTGTTGCTTCTGCTTCGCCTTCTCGGCTGCTTCCTGCTGACGCCGCTCGACATCGGCCTTGTGCTGGGCGGCTTCCTTCTGCTTCTGCTCGTAGCGCGCGGCGTTCTCCGAGCGCTCCTGCGCTTTTTGCGCGGCCTGCTGGTGCGCCTGGTCGAGCTTGCGCTGGAAATCCGCCTGCTTCTGGTCGTATGCCTGCCGGTTCGCGGCGCGCTGCGGCCCTTCCGCACCGCGCTGCGCCTGCTTCAGTGCATTCTGCTCCTGCTTGTCGCGGAACGCAGCGGCGTTCGCCGCCTCGTTCGCGGCACGTTGCGGAGCCTCCGCCGCATTCTGCGCCTGCTTCAGCGCTTGCTGCTCGTCGCGCTGCTGCGCCCGGACCGCGCGCTGTTCGTCGTCGAGGGCGAGCTGCTCCTGACGGATGCTTGCCCGCTCCTCGCGCATCCGGTCGCGCGCATTGCCGAGACAGTGGTTGACGAAGAACTTGCTGTAGCAATCGTGCTCCGCCACCGCATAACGATAATCGTTTTCCGCGGAACGCTGATTGAGCACTTTTTGACGGGCGTCAAAATCCTGCGTGGCAGAGGCCGCAACCGGCGCGGCGGCGG is a window of Burkholderia latens DNA encoding:
- a CDS encoding YdcH family protein yields the protein MQNRPTEQQQELHNRLAALQEQHQQLAREIELKEGHSDIDDITLHRLKKEKLAAKDKIILLQSQLEPDKRA